One Pseudomonas sp. HOU2 genomic window carries:
- a CDS encoding LysR substrate-binding domain-containing protein, which produces MDRFDAMQAFARVVEAGSFTKAAETLHMSKTTVTQLIQQLEARLRVKLLNRTTRKVNVTADGAIYYERVIRLLADMDDAETSLTGASALPRGRLRVDVPSPLARLILIPALPMFHQRYPEIQIDMGVSDRIVDIIDENVDCVVRGGELLDQSLMARRVADLQLGVFAAPSYLARAGTPQHPRELEDSHHRVVGFLWARTGKPVPYALHNGSEHLQIKGRHVLAVDDGNAYLAAGLAGMGVLWLPRYMAHAHHSRGELVALFEDWQLEPMPLYVAYAPNRHVSQKLRVFIDWVMELMALHGNGPELAEAQTRTVK; this is translated from the coding sequence GTGGACCGTTTCGATGCAATGCAGGCGTTCGCCCGGGTGGTCGAGGCGGGCAGTTTCACCAAGGCTGCCGAGACCTTGCACATGAGCAAGACTACGGTGACCCAACTCATCCAGCAGCTGGAAGCACGGCTGCGGGTCAAGTTGCTCAACCGCACCACGCGCAAGGTCAACGTCACGGCCGATGGCGCGATCTATTACGAGCGGGTGATCAGGCTGTTGGCCGATATGGACGATGCCGAAACTAGCCTGACCGGCGCGTCGGCCCTGCCCAGGGGGCGTTTGCGGGTGGATGTGCCGAGCCCGCTGGCACGGCTGATTCTGATTCCGGCACTGCCGATGTTTCACCAGCGCTACCCGGAAATCCAGATCGATATGGGCGTCAGCGACCGGATCGTCGACATCATTGATGAGAACGTCGATTGCGTGGTGCGCGGCGGCGAACTGCTCGACCAGTCACTCATGGCGCGGCGGGTTGCCGATCTTCAGCTTGGGGTCTTCGCCGCGCCGAGTTATCTGGCCCGTGCCGGTACGCCGCAGCACCCGCGTGAGCTGGAAGACTCGCATCATCGGGTGGTCGGATTTCTCTGGGCGCGCACCGGCAAGCCGGTGCCTTACGCCTTGCACAACGGCAGCGAACACCTGCAGATCAAGGGCCGCCACGTGCTCGCCGTGGATGACGGCAACGCCTACCTTGCGGCAGGGCTGGCCGGCATGGGTGTGCTGTGGTTGCCCAGGTACATGGCGCACGCACATCATTCTCGGGGCGAGTTGGTGGCGCTGTTCGAGGACTGGCAACTTGAGCCGATGCCGCTCTATGTGGCATACGCGCCGAACCGGCATGTCAGCCAAAAGCTCAGGGTCTTTATCGATTGGGTGATGGAGTTGATGGCGTTGCATGGCAATGGCCCGGAACTTGCTGAAGCGCAAACCAGGACAGTCAAATAA
- a CDS encoding RidA family protein: MTQRDVVFPPARHALYERHRYSPAIRSNGFLFVSGQVGSREDGSPEPDLQNQVRLAFNNLNAILDAAGCSFADAVDVTVFMIDPQSTFETIWEVVPEFWGSAPYPTITAVGVTWLAGFQFEIKVIAKIPV; the protein is encoded by the coding sequence ATGACCCAGCGCGACGTCGTTTTTCCGCCAGCCCGCCATGCGCTCTACGAGCGCCATCGTTATTCGCCGGCGATTCGTTCCAACGGTTTTCTGTTTGTCTCGGGGCAAGTCGGCAGCCGTGAAGATGGTTCGCCCGAGCCGGATCTGCAGAACCAGGTGCGCCTGGCGTTCAATAACCTCAATGCGATTCTCGATGCCGCCGGTTGCAGCTTTGCCGACGCGGTGGACGTCACGGTGTTCATGATCGATCCACAATCGACCTTCGAAACGATCTGGGAAGTGGTACCGGAGTTCTGGGGCAGCGCACCGTATCCGACGATTACCGCAGTCGGCGTGACCTGGCTGGCCGGGTTTCAGTTCGAGATCAAGGTGATCGCCAAAATCCCCGTGTAG
- a CDS encoding putative selenate ABC transporter substrate-binding protein, protein MLKRTLALTAGLALSFSALVAHAADVLRVSAIPDEAPTELLRKFEPLGAYLEQQLGMKVQFVPVADYPAVVEALATDRLDMAWLGGFTFVQARLKTDATTPVIPLVQREQDAQFTSKFITADPNVKSLADLKGKTFAFGSVSSTSGSLMPRYFMLKNDNIKPEAYFSRVAYSGAHDATVAWVQAGKVDAGVLNASVWQKLVDAGKVDTSKVHVFATTPAYFDYNWTVRGTLDPALAAKIKKAFLDLDPANPEQKKILDLQAASRFIDTKPENYKGIEEAARAADLLK, encoded by the coding sequence ATGCTCAAACGAACCCTGGCACTGACTGCTGGTCTGGCCCTGTCTTTTTCTGCTCTGGTGGCGCATGCCGCCGATGTGTTGCGGGTCAGCGCGATTCCTGACGAAGCCCCGACCGAATTGCTGCGCAAGTTCGAGCCGCTCGGTGCATACCTGGAGCAGCAGTTGGGCATGAAAGTGCAGTTCGTTCCCGTGGCGGACTATCCGGCGGTGGTTGAAGCGCTGGCGACCGACCGTCTCGACATGGCCTGGCTGGGCGGTTTCACTTTTGTTCAGGCACGCCTGAAGACCGACGCCACCACCCCGGTGATCCCGCTGGTGCAGCGCGAGCAGGATGCGCAGTTCACCAGCAAATTCATCACCGCCGACCCGAACGTGAAGAGCCTGGCCGACCTCAAGGGCAAGACCTTTGCCTTCGGCTCGGTGTCGTCGACGTCCGGCAGCCTGATGCCGCGTTACTTCATGCTGAAGAACGACAACATCAAGCCGGAAGCCTATTTCAGCCGCGTTGCCTACTCCGGCGCCCACGACGCCACCGTCGCCTGGGTCCAGGCCGGCAAGGTCGATGCCGGTGTCTTGAACGCCAGCGTCTGGCAGAAACTGGTGGACGCCGGCAAGGTCGATACCAGCAAGGTGCATGTGTTCGCCACCACCCCCGCTTACTTCGATTACAACTGGACCGTGCGCGGCACCCTTGACCCGGCGCTGGCGGCGAAGATCAAGAAAGCCTTCCTCGACCTCGACCCGGCCAACCCCGAGCAGAAGAAGATTCTGGATCTGCAGGCGGCCAGCCGCTTCATCGACACCAAGCCCGAAAACTACAAGGGCATCGAGGAAGCTGCTCGCGCTGCCGACCTGCTGAAATGA
- a CDS encoding ATP-binding cassette domain-containing protein gives MTLSLTQARLHHTNGVDALRGVDLQIGAGEQVAIIGPSGAGKSSLLNLLATALRPSSGEIEVLGERPWHLSARQRQRLRARIGLVHQAPPLPPRQRVVTAVLAGKLGQWSLGKSLLNLLHPTDIPGARAALARLDLGDKLFAYCQQLSGGQLQRVGIARVLYQAPEILLADEPVSAMDPVLAGHTLSILSQHARAHNVTLVASLHAVELALAHFPRIVGLRDGQILFDSPAAQISREMLDALYANEQLQSPTTPSAPLIVQIPRC, from the coding sequence ATGACCCTGAGCCTTACACAAGCCCGTCTGCACCACACCAACGGGGTCGATGCGCTGCGTGGCGTCGACCTGCAGATTGGCGCCGGTGAGCAGGTGGCGATCATCGGTCCGTCCGGGGCCGGTAAATCCAGTCTGTTGAACCTGCTGGCCACCGCATTGCGCCCCAGCAGCGGTGAAATCGAGGTGCTGGGCGAACGCCCCTGGCACCTCTCCGCTCGTCAACGCCAACGCCTGCGTGCGCGCATCGGCCTGGTTCACCAAGCACCGCCGCTGCCGCCGCGCCAACGTGTAGTGACGGCGGTGCTGGCCGGTAAACTCGGGCAGTGGAGTTTGGGCAAGAGCCTGCTGAATCTGCTGCATCCCACGGACATTCCCGGCGCCCGTGCGGCCCTCGCCCGCCTGGATCTGGGCGACAAACTTTTCGCTTACTGCCAGCAATTGTCCGGTGGCCAATTGCAGCGCGTGGGCATTGCCCGGGTGCTGTATCAGGCACCGGAGATTCTGCTGGCGGACGAACCGGTGTCGGCGATGGACCCGGTGTTGGCCGGGCACACCCTGTCGATCCTCTCGCAGCATGCCCGGGCACATAACGTCACGCTGGTGGCGAGTCTGCACGCGGTGGAGCTGGCGCTGGCGCATTTTCCGCGGATCGTCGGTTTGCGCGACGGCCAGATCCTGTTCGACAGCCCTGCCGCACAGATCAGCCGCGAGATGCTTGATGCGCTGTACGCCAACGAGCAATTGCAAAGCCCGACGACGCCGAGTGCGCCGCTGATTGTGCAGATCCCGCGATGCTGA
- a CDS encoding ABC transporter permease subunit, translating into MLRADSRDPAAAPRLLLTLLALALLWPGIQLSELDLGVLLHSDSQTEMGRFISGFWPPAHDHDFLQLLLKATLQTLAIATAGMALALLLAVPASLIASRALSLSAASRSGIPSRLGRLLRWPVRGLLIFLRSVPEIVWALLFVRAVGLGPAAGVLAIAITYSGMLGKVYAEIFESTDQRPAHALMQAGSGRLAAFAYGILPNVAAELLSYTVYRWECAIRASVVMGFVGAGGLGQQIDLSLRMFASGEVASMLLTFLILVLGADQLSRLLRWRLT; encoded by the coding sequence ATGCTGAGGGCTGACTCACGCGACCCGGCCGCCGCGCCGCGATTATTGCTGACCCTGCTGGCGCTGGCCTTGCTGTGGCCGGGCATCCAGCTCAGCGAACTGGACCTGGGGGTGCTGCTGCACAGCGACAGCCAGACCGAAATGGGCCGTTTCATCTCCGGGTTCTGGCCACCGGCGCATGACCACGACTTTCTCCAGTTGCTGCTCAAGGCGACCCTGCAAACCCTGGCCATCGCCACCGCCGGCATGGCCCTGGCGCTGCTGCTGGCGGTGCCGGCCAGCCTGATTGCCAGCCGCGCGCTGTCGTTGTCTGCGGCGTCCCGCAGCGGCATTCCCAGTCGGCTCGGGCGCTTGCTGCGCTGGCCGGTGCGCGGGCTACTGATCTTCTTGCGCAGCGTGCCGGAAATCGTCTGGGCGCTGCTGTTCGTGCGTGCCGTGGGCCTCGGCCCGGCGGCCGGTGTGCTGGCGATCGCCATCACCTACAGCGGCATGCTCGGCAAGGTCTACGCGGAGATTTTCGAGTCCACCGACCAGCGTCCGGCACACGCCTTGATGCAGGCCGGTAGCGGACGGCTCGCGGCGTTCGCCTACGGGATTCTGCCGAATGTCGCGGCGGAGCTGCTGTCGTACACGGTGTATCGCTGGGAGTGCGCGATTCGGGCGTCGGTGGTGATGGGGTTTGTCGGCGCCGGTGGCCTCGGTCAGCAGATCGATCTGTCGCTGCGCATGTTCGCCAGCGGTGAAGTGGCAAGCATGTTGCTGACCTTCCTGATCCTGGTGCTCGGCGCCGACCAACTCAGCCGCCTGCTGCGTTGGAGGCTGACATGA
- the phnE gene encoding phosphonate ABC transporter, permease protein PhnE: protein MNRLINLLLVVGIGVAVIASFGYLELDLGELGSATSLKQMGAYAQRFLSPDLSATHLQAILKGALETLAMSALGTLLAAVFGILLALPAAGRFGWPLQSASRLLLNGLRAIPELVWAALMVLAAGLGPNAGTLALALHTTGVLGRLFAEALENTPPEPAEAIRLQGGNPVLAFCYGTLPNLAPQLLAYCLYRWENNIRMASVLGFVGAGGLGQMLYVSLSLFQEAQASTVILAMLILVLGVDSLSAWSRQRWVKA from the coding sequence ATGAATCGCCTGATCAATCTGTTGCTGGTGGTCGGCATTGGCGTCGCGGTCATCGCCTCGTTCGGTTACCTCGAACTCGACCTCGGTGAACTCGGCAGCGCCACCAGCCTCAAGCAGATGGGCGCCTACGCGCAGCGCTTTCTCAGCCCGGACCTGAGCGCCACGCACCTGCAGGCGATCCTCAAGGGCGCGCTGGAAACCCTCGCCATGTCGGCCCTCGGCACCCTGCTCGCGGCGGTGTTCGGCATCCTGCTCGCGCTGCCTGCCGCCGGTCGTTTCGGCTGGCCGCTGCAAAGCGCTTCGCGGCTGCTGCTCAACGGTCTGCGGGCGATTCCGGAACTGGTGTGGGCGGCGCTGATGGTGCTCGCCGCCGGCCTCGGCCCGAACGCCGGCACCCTGGCGCTGGCCCTGCACACCACCGGGGTGCTCGGCCGTTTGTTCGCCGAAGCGCTGGAAAACACCCCGCCGGAACCGGCCGAAGCGATCCGCTTGCAGGGCGGCAATCCGGTGCTCGCGTTCTGCTACGGCACCCTGCCCAACCTCGCTCCGCAATTGCTCGCGTATTGCCTGTATCGCTGGGAAAACAATATCCGCATGGCCAGTGTGCTGGGCTTCGTCGGTGCCGGTGGTTTGGGGCAGATGCTGTATGTCAGCCTCAGCCTGTTTCAGGAAGCGCAGGCGAGCACGGTGATTCTGGCGATGCTGATTCTGGTGCTGGGCGTGGATTCGCTGAGTGCGTGGAGCCGCCAGCGCTGGGTCAAGGCCTGA
- a CDS encoding AraC family transcriptional regulator produces the protein MPQNAFAILSQHNEASRPQCLDDLLASMALLLPMLDVIPNAAIFIKDLQARYVMANQTLVQRCGLKDLRPLLGKTSAEVFPAQLGPGYTEQDRRVLEEGLVLEDQLELHLYGSREPGWCLTHKRPLYDRDNRIIGLAGISVDLQTASETHPAYQRLAAVDEYIRANFNQRVSLSELTRIAGISVAQLERYCKRVFHLTPRQMIQKVRLEHAHRLLHGDLPITEVALQCGYTDHSAFTRQFKASTGFTPRQYRLATGQ, from the coding sequence ATGCCGCAGAACGCGTTTGCGATCCTGAGCCAGCACAACGAAGCGAGCCGACCGCAATGCCTCGACGACCTGCTCGCCAGCATGGCGCTGCTGTTGCCCATGCTCGACGTGATTCCCAACGCGGCGATCTTCATCAAGGATCTGCAGGCGCGCTACGTCATGGCCAACCAGACGCTGGTGCAGCGCTGCGGTTTGAAAGACCTGCGACCGTTACTGGGCAAGACCAGCGCCGAGGTGTTTCCGGCGCAATTGGGTCCGGGCTACACCGAGCAGGATCGGCGCGTGCTGGAAGAGGGATTGGTGCTGGAGGACCAGCTGGAGTTGCATCTGTACGGCAGCCGCGAACCGGGTTGGTGCCTGACCCACAAGCGCCCGCTGTACGACCGCGACAACCGGATCATCGGCCTGGCAGGAATTTCCGTCGACCTGCAAACCGCCAGCGAAACCCATCCGGCGTATCAGCGTCTGGCGGCGGTGGACGAGTACATCCGGGCGAATTTCAATCAGCGCGTCAGCCTGAGCGAACTGACGCGCATCGCCGGGATTTCCGTGGCGCAACTGGAGCGTTACTGCAAGCGGGTGTTCCACCTGACGCCGCGCCAAATGATCCAGAAAGTGCGTCTTGAGCATGCACATCGGCTGTTGCACGGCGACTTGCCGATCACCGAAGTGGCGCTGCAGTGCGGGTATACCGACCACAGCGCGTTCACCCGGCAGTTCAAGGCATCGACCGGATTCACCCCACGCCAGTATCGGTTGGCGACGGGGCAGTGA
- a CDS encoding APC family permease produces MTGQGKFKKQLSLIDLTFIGLGAIFGSGWLFAASHVSAIAGPAGIFSWLLGGFAVLLLGIVYCELGAALPRAGGVVRYPVYSHGPLLGYLMGFITLIAFSSLVAIEVVASRQYAAAWFPELTRVGSSDPTVLGWFVQFGLLCLFFLLNYRSVKTFAMANNLVSVFKFIVPLLVIGVLFTFFKPANFEVHGFAPFGLSGIEMAVSAGGVIFAYLGLTPIISVASEVKNPQRTIPIALILSVLLSTAIYVLLQTAFLGGIPTEMLANGWAGVAKELALPYRDIALALGVGWLAYLVVADAVISPSGCGNIYMNATPRVIYGWAQTGTFFKIFTRIDEKSGIPRPALWLTFGLSVFWTLPFPSWEALINVVSAALVLSYAVAPVSVAALRRNAPDMPRPFRVKGMSVLGPLSFIIAALIVYWSGWGTVSWLLGLQILMFVIYLLCGRMVPTAHLNLGQQVRSSAWLIGFYAVTIVLSKLGSFGGVGVLSHPFDTVIVAVCALGIYYWGAATGVPAHLIRLETEDDESEAAESSTPSATGQRPAHA; encoded by the coding sequence ATGACAGGCCAAGGCAAGTTCAAGAAACAACTTTCACTGATAGACCTCACGTTCATCGGGCTGGGCGCGATCTTCGGTTCGGGCTGGTTGTTCGCCGCCAGTCACGTGTCGGCCATCGCCGGCCCGGCGGGGATCTTTTCCTGGCTGCTCGGTGGTTTCGCCGTGTTGCTGCTGGGCATCGTCTACTGCGAATTGGGTGCCGCATTGCCGCGTGCCGGCGGTGTGGTGCGTTACCCGGTTTACTCCCACGGGCCGCTGCTCGGTTACCTGATGGGCTTCATCACGCTGATCGCGTTTTCCAGCCTGGTGGCGATCGAAGTGGTCGCCTCGCGGCAATATGCGGCAGCGTGGTTTCCCGAGTTGACCAGGGTCGGCTCCAGCGACCCGACCGTGCTTGGCTGGTTCGTGCAGTTCGGGCTGTTGTGCCTGTTTTTCCTGCTCAATTATCGCAGCGTGAAGACCTTCGCCATGGCCAACAATCTGGTCAGCGTGTTCAAGTTCATCGTGCCGCTGCTGGTGATCGGCGTGCTGTTCACCTTCTTCAAACCGGCGAATTTCGAAGTGCATGGCTTTGCACCGTTCGGCCTGTCCGGCATCGAAATGGCCGTGTCGGCCGGCGGGGTGATCTTCGCTTATCTGGGCCTGACGCCGATCATTTCCGTGGCCAGTGAAGTGAAGAACCCGCAACGCACGATTCCGATTGCGCTGATCCTGTCGGTGCTGCTGTCCACCGCGATCTACGTGCTGCTGCAAACCGCGTTCCTCGGCGGCATCCCGACCGAAATGCTCGCCAATGGCTGGGCCGGCGTCGCCAAGGAACTGGCTCTGCCGTATCGCGACATCGCGTTGGCACTGGGCGTCGGCTGGCTGGCGTATCTGGTGGTGGCCGATGCGGTGATCTCGCCCAGCGGTTGCGGCAACATCTACATGAATGCCACGCCGCGAGTGATCTACGGCTGGGCGCAAACCGGGACGTTCTTCAAGATCTTCACCCGCATCGATGAAAAATCCGGCATCCCGCGCCCGGCGCTGTGGCTGACCTTTGGCTTGTCGGTGTTCTGGACCCTGCCGTTCCCGTCGTGGGAAGCGCTGATCAACGTGGTCTCCGCCGCACTGGTATTGAGCTACGCCGTGGCCCCGGTGTCGGTGGCCGCACTGCGTCGCAATGCGCCGGACATGCCGCGTCCGTTCCGGGTCAAGGGCATGAGTGTGCTCGGGCCGCTGTCGTTCATCATCGCCGCGCTGATCGTCTACTGGTCGGGCTGGGGCACCGTGTCGTGGTTGCTTGGCCTGCAAATCCTGATGTTTGTCATCTACCTGTTGTGCGGGCGCATGGTGCCGACAGCGCACCTCAATCTGGGTCAGCAAGTGCGTTCTTCGGCGTGGCTGATCGGCTTCTACGCGGTGACCATCGTCCTCTCCAAACTCGGCAGTTTTGGCGGTGTCGGCGTGCTCAGCCATCCGTTCGATACGGTGATCGTCGCAGTCTGTGCACTGGGCATCTACTACTGGGGCGCCGCCACCGGCGTACCGGCACACCTGATTCGTCTGGAAACCGAGGACGACGAAAGCGAAGCCGCTGAATCCTCCACCCCTTCGGCCACGGGCCAGCGCCCGGCTCACGCCTGA
- a CDS encoding 4-hydroxyproline epimerase produces MKRLHIIDSHTGGEPTRLVMKGFPELPGNSIAEKRDALREGHDQWRRACLLEPRGNDVLVGALYCAPVSPDATCGVIFFNNAGYLGMCGHGTIGLVNSLHYLGRIEPGVHQIDTPVGPVSATLHEDGAVTLGNVPAWRYRKQVPVDVPGYGRVFGDIAWGGNWFFLVSEHGQDLQMSNVEALTEYTWAMLKALEAQGIHGEDGALIDHVELFADDANADSRNFVMCPGKAYDRSPCGTGTSAKLACLAADGKLAEGQVWTQASITGSQFEGRFEWHGERVRPFITGRAYMTADATLLIDEQDPFAWGI; encoded by the coding sequence ATGAAACGACTGCATATCATCGATTCCCATACCGGCGGCGAACCGACGCGTCTGGTGATGAAGGGCTTCCCCGAGCTGCCCGGCAACAGCATCGCCGAAAAGCGCGATGCCCTGCGCGAAGGCCACGATCAATGGCGCCGCGCCTGTCTGCTGGAGCCGCGCGGCAACGACGTGCTGGTCGGCGCGCTGTACTGCGCGCCGGTCTCGCCGGACGCCACCTGCGGGGTGATTTTTTTCAACAACGCCGGCTACCTCGGCATGTGCGGCCACGGCACCATCGGCCTGGTCAATTCGCTGCATTACCTGGGCCGCATCGAACCGGGCGTGCACCAGATCGACACCCCGGTCGGCCCGGTCAGCGCCACCCTGCACGAGGACGGCGCGGTGACCCTGGGCAACGTTCCGGCCTGGCGCTACCGCAAACAGGTGCCGGTGGACGTGCCCGGCTACGGTCGCGTCTTCGGTGATATCGCCTGGGGCGGCAACTGGTTTTTCCTCGTCTCCGAGCACGGTCAGGACCTGCAGATGAGCAACGTCGAAGCCCTCACCGAGTACACCTGGGCGATGCTCAAGGCTCTCGAAGCCCAAGGCATCCACGGCGAGGACGGCGCGTTGATCGACCACGTCGAACTGTTTGCCGACGATGCCAATGCCGACAGCCGCAACTTCGTCATGTGCCCCGGCAAAGCCTACGACCGCTCGCCCTGCGGCACCGGCACCAGCGCCAAACTCGCCTGCCTCGCCGCCGACGGCAAACTCGCCGAAGGCCAGGTCTGGACGCAAGCGAGCATCACCGGCAGCCAGTTCGAAGGCCGCTTCGAATGGCACGGCGAGCGCGTACGCCCGTTCATTACCGGCCGCGCCTACATGACCGCCGACGCCACCCTGCTGATCGACGAGCAGGATCCTTTCGCGTGGGGCATCTGA
- a CDS encoding dihydrodipicolinate synthase family protein produces MSDNIFTGCIPALMTPCTAARKPDFDALVAKGRELIDIGMSAVVYCGSMGDWPLLTEAERQEGVARLVAAGVPTIVGTGAVNSREAVSHAAHAAKVGAHGLMVIPRVLSRGASATAQKAHFAAILKAAPNLPAVIYNSPYYGFATRADLFFELRREYPNLIGFKEFGGGADLRYAAENITSQDDAVTLMVGVDTQVVHGFVNCNATGAITGIGNALPREVLQLVALSKQAAKGDAKARRLARELEAALAVLSSFDEGCDLVLYYKHLMVLNGDREYALHFNETDALSDAQRRYAETQYALFRQWYKNWSAEQNLA; encoded by the coding sequence ATGAGCGATAACATCTTCACTGGCTGCATTCCCGCGCTGATGACCCCGTGCACCGCTGCACGCAAACCTGACTTCGACGCCCTGGTGGCCAAGGGCCGCGAGCTGATCGATATCGGCATGAGCGCAGTGGTTTACTGCGGCTCGATGGGTGACTGGCCGCTGCTGACCGAGGCCGAGCGTCAGGAAGGCGTGGCGCGGCTGGTGGCTGCTGGCGTACCGACCATCGTCGGCACCGGCGCGGTCAACAGCCGTGAAGCGGTGTCCCACGCCGCCCACGCCGCGAAAGTCGGCGCCCATGGCCTGATGGTGATTCCACGCGTGCTGTCCCGCGGCGCTTCGGCCACCGCACAAAAAGCCCACTTCGCCGCCATCCTCAAAGCCGCGCCCAACCTGCCGGCGGTGATCTACAACAGTCCTTACTACGGCTTCGCCACCCGCGCCGACCTGTTCTTCGAACTGCGCCGCGAGTACCCGAACCTGATCGGCTTCAAGGAGTTCGGTGGCGGCGCCGACTTGCGCTACGCCGCCGAAAACATCACCTCGCAGGACGATGCCGTGACCCTGATGGTCGGTGTCGATACGCAAGTGGTGCACGGTTTCGTCAACTGCAACGCCACCGGCGCGATCACCGGCATCGGCAACGCCCTGCCGCGCGAAGTGCTGCAATTGGTGGCGCTGAGCAAGCAAGCGGCCAAGGGCGATGCCAAGGCCCGGCGCCTGGCGCGCGAACTGGAAGCGGCGCTGGCGGTGCTGTCGTCGTTCGATGAAGGCTGTGATCTGGTGCTGTATTACAAGCACCTGATGGTGCTCAACGGCGACCGCGAATACGCCCTGCATTTCAACGAAACCGACGCCTTGAGCGATGCCCAGCGTCGTTACGCCGAGACTCAGTACGCGCTGTTCCGCCAGTGGTACAAAAACTGGTCCGCCGAACAGAACCTCGCCTGA
- a CDS encoding aldehyde dehydrogenase (NADP(+)) — MTLTGHMLIGGQAIAGSREAIRAINPATDALLEPAYAGGSSEHVEQACALAWQAFDCYRETSLDARAEFLETIANEIEALGDALIDRAVAETGLPRARIQGERGRTCGQLRTFARTVRAGEWLDVRVDQSQPQRQPLPRSDLRQRQIALGPVAVFGASNFPLAFSVAGGDTASALAAGCPVIVKAHSAHPGTSELVGQALTRAVEKSALPKGVFSLLFGSGNEVGIALVSDWRIKAVGFTGSRSGGLALSKAAQARPEPIPVYAEMSSINPVLLFPAALAARGEALAQGFVASLTQGAGQFCTNPGLVIARQGPTLDGFIAAAAEGVQGTPAQTMLTPGIFRAYASAVAALAEHPQAQRVAIGLAAEGPNQCQAQLFVTQAQDFLADARLQGEIFGAASLIVQCANDDEIRQVCEHLEGQLTATLQLDDADLDRARALLPTLERKAGRLLVNGWPTGVEVCDAMVHGGPFPATSDSRSTSVGTAAILRFLRPVCYQDFPDSLLPPPLKQANPLQLRRLLDGQREA; from the coding sequence ATGACTCTGACAGGCCACATGTTGATCGGCGGCCAAGCCATCGCCGGCAGCCGTGAAGCGATCCGTGCGATCAATCCCGCCACCGACGCACTGCTGGAACCGGCCTATGCCGGTGGCAGCAGCGAGCATGTCGAACAGGCCTGCGCACTGGCGTGGCAAGCCTTTGATTGTTATCGCGAGACCTCCCTCGACGCTCGCGCCGAATTTCTCGAAACCATCGCCAATGAGATCGAAGCCCTTGGCGATGCGCTGATCGACCGTGCCGTGGCCGAAACCGGCCTGCCACGCGCTCGCATTCAAGGCGAACGTGGACGCACCTGCGGGCAATTGCGCACCTTTGCCCGCACCGTGCGCGCCGGCGAATGGCTGGATGTGCGGGTCGACCAATCACAACCCCAACGTCAGCCACTGCCACGTTCTGATCTGCGCCAGCGGCAGATCGCGTTGGGGCCAGTGGCCGTATTCGGCGCCAGCAACTTTCCGCTGGCGTTCTCGGTGGCGGGCGGCGACACCGCTTCGGCGCTGGCCGCCGGTTGCCCGGTGATCGTCAAGGCGCACAGCGCGCATCCCGGCACCAGTGAACTGGTGGGCCAGGCGCTGACTCGCGCGGTGGAAAAATCCGCTTTGCCTAAAGGCGTGTTTTCGCTGCTGTTCGGTTCCGGCAACGAGGTCGGCATTGCGTTGGTCAGCGATTGGCGCATCAAGGCTGTGGGCTTCACCGGATCGCGCAGTGGCGGCCTCGCCTTGAGCAAAGCCGCACAAGCGCGACCTGAACCGATTCCGGTGTATGCGGAAATGAGTTCGATCAATCCGGTGTTGTTGTTTCCCGCAGCGCTTGCCGCACGTGGTGAAGCGTTGGCGCAGGGCTTTGTCGCCTCGCTGACTCAGGGCGCCGGGCAGTTCTGCACCAATCCCGGGCTGGTCATCGCTCGCCAAGGGCCGACGCTGGACGGTTTCATTGCCGCTGCCGCCGAAGGGGTCCAGGGCACCCCGGCGCAGACCATGCTCACGCCGGGGATTTTCCGCGCCTATGCAAGCGCCGTCGCCGCGTTGGCCGAACATCCTCAGGCGCAACGCGTGGCCATCGGTCTAGCGGCTGAAGGCCCGAACCAGTGTCAGGCGCAATTGTTCGTGACCCAGGCGCAGGACTTTCTCGCTGACGCACGCCTGCAAGGTGAAATCTTTGGTGCAGCATCACTGATCGTACAGTGCGCCAACGACGATGAAATCCGTCAGGTCTGCGAGCACCTCGAAGGCCAGTTGACCGCCACCCTGCAGCTGGATGACGCCGATCTGGATCGCGCCCGGGCCTTGTTGCCGACACTGGAACGCAAGGCCGGACGTCTGCTGGTCAACGGCTGGCCGACCGGGGTCGAGGTCTGTGATGCGATGGTGCATGGCGGGCCGTTTCCGGCCACGTCGGATTCGCGCAGCACCTCGGTCGGCACGGCGGCGATCCTGCGTTTCCTGCGGCCGGTGTGTTATCAGGATTTTCCCGACAGCCTGCTGCCGCCGCCGCTGAAACAGGCGAATCCGCTGCAGTTACGGCGCTTGCTCGACGGTCAGAGGGAAGCCTGA